One genomic window of Nakamurella panacisegetis includes the following:
- a CDS encoding ABC transporter permease codes for MSVGETSQLRMPEPGGAARPRVRMTTRFLRSELRIIFGRRRNQAGLGVLAVVPIVIAVAVKASSGPARGGGPDFFASIVGNGLFVALAALTIELTLFLPLAVAAISGDAVAGEANLGTLRYLLTVPVGRTRLLVVKFAAITIFAFAATLLVAVVGAVAGLILFGGGNMTLLSGSQISMGSALLRVLLTVAYLAAGLAALGAIGLFVSTLTEQPIAAMIAVVILDVAMFIIDSLPQLAWLHPWLLTHWWTSFGDFFRAPMAWSDPTRGLLTAAGYALVFFLAARARLGGKDITS; via the coding sequence ATGTCAGTGGGTGAGACGAGCCAGCTGCGAATGCCCGAACCGGGCGGGGCCGCCCGGCCGCGGGTCCGGATGACGACCCGCTTCCTGCGGTCGGAACTGCGAATCATCTTCGGCCGGCGACGCAACCAGGCCGGCCTCGGGGTGCTGGCCGTGGTCCCGATCGTCATCGCGGTGGCGGTCAAGGCCTCCTCCGGACCGGCCCGGGGCGGCGGCCCCGACTTCTTCGCCTCGATCGTCGGCAACGGCCTGTTCGTGGCGCTGGCCGCGCTGACGATCGAGCTGACGCTGTTCCTGCCGCTGGCCGTGGCCGCGATCTCCGGCGATGCCGTGGCCGGAGAGGCCAACCTGGGGACCCTGCGGTACCTGCTGACGGTGCCGGTCGGGCGGACCCGCCTGCTCGTCGTCAAGTTCGCGGCCATCACCATCTTCGCCTTCGCCGCCACCCTCCTGGTCGCCGTGGTCGGGGCGGTGGCCGGGCTGATCCTGTTCGGGGGCGGCAACATGACGCTGCTGTCCGGCTCCCAGATCTCGATGGGTTCCGCGCTGCTGCGGGTGCTGTTGACGGTGGCCTACCTCGCGGCCGGGCTCGCCGCCCTGGGAGCGATCGGCCTGTTCGTCTCTACGCTGACCGAGCAACCGATCGCCGCCATGATCGCCGTCGTCATCCTCGACGTCGCCATGTTCATCATCGACTCGTTGCCCCAGTTGGCCTGGCTGCACCCATGGCTGCTCACCCACTGGTGGACTTCGTTCGGCGACTTCTTCCGAGCGCCGATGGCGTGGTCGGACCCGACCCGCGGGCTGCTCACCGCCGCCGGGTACGCGCTGGTGTTCTTCCTGGCCGCCCGCGCTCGTCTCGGCGGCAAGGACATCACCAGCTGA
- a CDS encoding ABC transporter ATP-binding protein: protein MTENAVATFGLTKKFGRQVAVDGIDLLVPSGSVYGFLGPNGSGKTTTIRMLLGLVTPTAGRSELLGQPMPQRLRHTLPRVGALVEGPAFHPYLSGQANLARLDAADRDADARTAGRRIDAALDRVGLLAAARKHYRAYSLGMRQRLAIAAALLSPRDLLVLDEPTNGLDPQGTREVRHLVTSLAADGATVLVSSHLLSEVEQMCTHLGVMHVGRMVAQGTVEEVRSGNARVARVDTDRPQDAARVLSGLGLTEVTVAGHLAQGVVGSVPIEKIVPALVADAVPVLGFTVQAPSLEDLFVSLTGEGFDVSG from the coding sequence ATGACCGAGAACGCCGTGGCCACCTTCGGTCTGACGAAGAAGTTCGGTCGCCAGGTCGCGGTCGACGGGATCGATCTGCTCGTCCCGTCCGGTTCGGTCTACGGATTCCTGGGCCCCAACGGATCCGGCAAGACGACCACCATCCGGATGCTGCTCGGCCTGGTGACCCCGACCGCGGGTCGCAGCGAACTGCTGGGACAGCCGATGCCGCAACGGCTTCGCCACACCCTGCCCCGGGTCGGCGCCCTGGTCGAGGGGCCGGCGTTCCATCCGTATCTGAGCGGGCAGGCCAATCTGGCCCGGCTCGACGCCGCCGACCGGGACGCCGACGCCCGTACTGCCGGGCGTCGGATCGACGCGGCCCTGGACCGGGTCGGTCTGCTGGCGGCCGCTCGAAAGCACTACCGGGCCTACTCTCTTGGGATGCGCCAGCGGTTGGCCATCGCGGCCGCGCTGCTGTCGCCGCGGGACCTGCTCGTCCTCGACGAGCCGACCAACGGGCTCGACCCGCAGGGCACCCGCGAGGTCCGTCATCTGGTCACCTCCCTGGCCGCCGACGGGGCGACCGTGCTGGTGTCCAGCCACCTGCTGTCCGAGGTCGAGCAGATGTGCACCCATCTCGGCGTGATGCACGTGGGCCGGATGGTCGCGCAGGGCACGGTCGAGGAGGTTCGGTCCGGCAACGCCCGGGTCGCTCGCGTGGACACCGACCGCCCGCAGGACGCCGCGCGGGTGCTGAGCGGCCTCGGGTTGACCGAGGTCACGGTGGCCGGGCATCTGGCCCAGGGCGTGGTCGGGTCGGTACCGATCGAGAAGATCGTCCCCGCTCTGGTCGCGGACGCGGTGCCGGTGCTGGGCTTCACCGTCCAGGCCCCCAGCCTGGAAGACCTGTTCGTATCTCTGACCGGGGAGGGCTTCGATGTCAGTGGGTGA
- a CDS encoding DUF488 family protein: MADSGIGYVHLRELGNPKDNRDHCRAGDPASRNRFLQLLETSEVEVALRHIAELMEGGVVALLCFENDHQTSHRQLVGAALVRDMPDLELVHF, encoded by the coding sequence TTGGCGGACAGCGGCATCGGCTACGTTCACCTGCGGGAACTTGGAAATCCAAAGGACAACCGCGACCACTGCCGCGCGGGGGACCCTGCGAGCCGAAACCGGTTCCTGCAGCTGCTCGAGACATCCGAGGTGGAGGTCGCGTTGCGTCACATCGCCGAGTTGATGGAGGGCGGGGTGGTCGCACTGCTGTGCTTCGAAAACGACCACCAGACCAGCCACAGGCAGCTTGTCGGTGCCGCACTTGTCCGAGACATGCCGGATTTGGAGCTTGTCCACTTCTGA